From a single Candidatus Thioglobus sp. genomic region:
- the rplX gene encoding 50S ribosomal protein L24, protein MQKIKVKDEVIIIAGKDKGSTGTITKVIANKVIVEGKNIAKKHVKANPTAGVTGGIIDTEMPLAISNVAILNAETNKADRVGIRTDKDGKKERFFKSNGKAIV, encoded by the coding sequence ATGCAAAAAATTAAAGTAAAAGATGAAGTGATCATTATTGCTGGAAAGGACAAAGGTTCTACTGGCACGATTACAAAAGTTATTGCTAATAAAGTGATTGTTGAAGGTAAGAATATTGCTAAAAAGCATGTAAAAGCCAACCCTACTGCAGGTGTTACTGGTGGCATTATTGATACTGAAATGCCTTTAGCTATTTCAAATGTTGCTATCTTAAACGCAGAAACTAATAAAGCTGACAGAGTTGGTATACGTACTGACAAAGATGGCAAAAAGGAAAGATTTTTTAAATCAAACGGCAAAGCAATCGTTTGA
- the rplE gene encoding 50S ribosomal protein L5: MSRLQEEYTNVIKPALQKELGLTNPMAVPKIEKITINMGLGSALGDKKVLQSALEEMGLISGQKALTCNARKSVASFKIREGNAIGCKVTLRKEKMYEFLDRLVSVAIPRIRDFRGLKPTSFDGRGNYNMGITEQITFAEIDFEKVTQTRGMDIAITTTAASDDDAKKLLAMFKFPFKG; this comes from the coding sequence GTGTCTAGATTACAAGAAGAATATACAAACGTTATTAAGCCTGCTTTACAAAAAGAGCTAGGTCTTACTAACCCAATGGCAGTGCCTAAAATTGAAAAGATTACTATTAATATGGGTCTTGGAAGTGCACTGGGTGATAAAAAAGTTTTGCAAAGTGCATTAGAAGAAATGGGTCTCATCTCAGGTCAGAAAGCATTAACGTGTAATGCACGCAAATCAGTCGCAAGTTTTAAGATTAGAGAAGGCAATGCAATTGGTTGTAAAGTAACTTTACGCAAAGAAAAGATGTATGAATTTCTTGATCGTTTAGTTAGTGTTGCGATCCCTCGTATCCGTGATTTCCGTGGTTTGAAGCCTACATCTTTTGATGGACGTGGAAACTATAACATGGGTATCACGGAACAAATTACCTTTGCTGAAATTGATTTTGAAAAAGTAACACAAACTCGTGGTATGGATATCGCAATCACGACAACTGCTGCTTCTGATGATGACGCTAAGAAACTATTAGCAATGTTTAAATTCCCATTTAAAGGATAA
- the rpsN gene encoding 30S ribosomal protein S14 — protein sequence MAKKSMINRDVKRLKIAEKFKSKRLELKKIIKSVHSSDEERFQATIKLQGLPRDASPTRQRSRCGLTGRPHGFYRKFGLARTKLRERTMNGEVPGLSKASW from the coding sequence ATGGCTAAAAAGTCTATGATAAATAGAGACGTCAAACGTTTAAAGATCGCTGAAAAGTTCAAATCTAAACGTCTTGAATTAAAGAAAATTATTAAGAGTGTGCACTCTTCTGATGAAGAGCGCTTCCAGGCAACTATTAAGTTGCAAGGTCTACCTCGTGATGCATCACCAACTCGTCAACGTAGTCGTTGTGGTTTGACTGGTCGTCCACATGGTTTTTACCGTAAGTTTGGTTTGGCAAGAACTAAGCTTAGAGAACGCACTATGAATGGTGAAGTTCCTGGTTTATCTAAAGCAAGCTGGTAA
- the rplN gene encoding 50S ribosomal protein L14 translates to MIQMQTKLSIADNSGGVKAMCIKVLGGSKRRYANIGDVIKVSIKEASPRGKVKKGDVYDAVVVRTAQGVRRSDGSRIRFDNNACVLLNTKLEPVGTRIFGPVTRELRSAKFMKIVSLAPEVL, encoded by the coding sequence ATGATTCAAATGCAAACAAAACTTAGTATTGCCGATAACAGTGGCGGTGTTAAAGCTATGTGTATTAAAGTATTAGGCGGTTCTAAGCGTCGCTATGCTAATATTGGTGATGTTATCAAGGTTAGTATTAAAGAGGCTTCACCTCGTGGTAAAGTTAAAAAAGGTGATGTTTATGATGCTGTTGTTGTTAGAACGGCGCAAGGTGTTCGTCGTTCAGACGGATCACGTATTCGTTTTGATAATAACGCTTGTGTTCTTCTAAATACAAAGTTAGAGCCAGTTGGCACGCGTATTTTTGGCCCTGTGACTCGTGAATTGCGTAGTGCAAAGTTCATGAAGATTGTTTCATTAGCTCCAGAGGTTCTATAA